A portion of the Panthera tigris isolate Pti1 chromosome E1, P.tigris_Pti1_mat1.1, whole genome shotgun sequence genome contains these proteins:
- the WNT3 gene encoding proto-oncogene Wnt-3, with translation MAPCYLPPAPGSGSHSSEGSAVRAAGGAGLEVLAKSGSLALGQQYTSLGSQPLLCGSIPGLVPKQLRFCRNYIEIMPSVAEGVKLGIQECQHQFRGRRWNCTTIDDSLAIFGPVLDKATRESAFVHAIASAGVAFAVTRSCAEGTSTICGCDSHHKGPPGEGWKWGGCSEDADFGVLVSREFADARENRPDARSAMNKHNNEAGRTTILDHMHLKCKCHGLSGSCEVKTCWWAQPDFRAIGDFLKDKYDSASEMVVEKHRESRGWVETLRAKYALFKPPTERDLVYYENSPNFCEPNPETGSFGTRDRTCNVTSHGIDGCDLLCCGRGHNTRTEKRKEKCHCIFHWCCYVSCQECIRIYDVHTCK, from the exons ATGGCGCCGTGCTATCTACCCCCAGCCCCGGGCTCGGGTTCCCACTCCAGTGAGGGCAGTGCTGTCCGGGCGGCTggcggggctgggctggaggtCCTGGCTAAAAGCGG GTCCCTGGCCCTGGGCCAGCAGTACACCTCGCTGGGCTCGCAGCCCCTGCTCTGCGGCTCCATCCCAGGCCTGGTCCCCAAGCAGCTGCGCTTCTGCCGCAATTACATCGAGATCATGCCCAGCGTGGCCGAGGGCGTGAAGCTGGGCATCCAGGAGTGCCAGCACCAGTTCCGGGGCCGCCGCTGGAACTGCACCACCATAGACGACAGCCTGGCCATCTTCGGGCCCGTCCTAGACAAAG CCACCCGCGAGTCGGCCTTCGTGCACGCCATCGCCTCTGCCGGCGTGGCCTTCGCCGTCACGCGCTCCTGTGCCGAGGGCACCTCCACCATCTGCGGCTGCGACTCGCATCACAAGGGGCCGCCAGGCGAGGGCTGGAAGTGGGGCGGCTGCAGCGAGGACGCCGACTTCGGGGTGCTCGTGTCCCGGGAGTTCGCGGACGCGCGCGAGAACAGGCCGGACGCGCGCTCGGCCATGAACAAGCACAACAACGAGGCGGGCCGCACG ACCATCCTGGACCACATGCACCTCAAGTGCAAGTGCCACGGGCTGTCAGGCAGCTGCGAGGTCAAGACCTGCTGGTGGGCCCAGCCCGACTTCCGCGCCATTGGCGACTTCCTCAAGGACAAGTACGACAGCGCCTCCGAGATGGTGGTGGAGAAGCACCGCGAATCCCGCGGCTGGGTGGAGACCCTCCGCGCCAAGTACGCGCTCTTCAAGCCGCCCACCGAGAGGGACCTGGTCTACTACGAGAACTCCCCCAACTTCTGCGAGCCCAACCCCGAGACGGGCTCCTTTGGCACCAGGGACCGGACTTGCAATGTCACCTCCCATGGCATCGATGGCTGCGACCTGCTCTGCTGTGGCCGCGGCCACAACACGAGGACGGAGAAGCGGAAGGAGAAATGTCACTGCATCTTCCACTGGTGCTGCTACGTGAGCTGTCAGGAGTGCATCCGCATCTACGATGTACACACCTGCAAGTAG